The following proteins are encoded in a genomic region of Diabrotica virgifera virgifera chromosome 1, PGI_DIABVI_V3a:
- the LOC114324335 gene encoding venom protein 302-like, producing the protein MYSKFIFVLVLLTVVGLCRSCLQQGCVAYDCENDQCSEINNCGAGFKKVKCGCCDICCLISYEGGICGDYIETTCEDGLRCVNGICQK; encoded by the exons ATGTATTCAAAATTTATCTTCGTTTTGGTTCTGTTAACCGTGGTAGGTCTTTGTCGTTCTTGTTTACAGCAAGGATGTGTGGCTTACGACTGCGAGAATGACCAGTGCTCAGAAATAAATAATTGTGGTGcgggttttaaaaaagttaaatgtGGGTGCTGTGACATATGCTGCTTGATTAGCT ATGAAGGTGGTATTTGCGGAGACTACATAGAGACGACATGTGAGGATGGACTAAGATGTGTGAATGGTATTTGCCAAAAATAG